A genomic stretch from Mustelus asterias unplaced genomic scaffold, sMusAst1.hap1.1 HAP1_SCAFFOLD_63, whole genome shotgun sequence includes:
- the LOC144483374 gene encoding uncharacterized protein LOC144483374, which produces MEKRWRCEDCGKGFNYPSLLENHQRSHTGERPFTCSICGKGFTQSSNLSLHQRVHTGKRAFTCSVCGKAFTQLSGLLSHQRIHNEEKPFSCTTCGKRFRHSSALTAHQRTHTGEGLFTCPECGKRFTQSSNFTLHQRVHTGERPFTCSMCGEGFTGSSHLLSHQRIHTQKPFSCTSCGKSFRQATSLVAHQRIHTGERPFTCSMCGKGFTVLPTLLRHQRIHTEEKPFSCTDCGKSFRQSSNLVLHQRFHTGERPFSCSVCGKGFNRSSNLTAQQRVHTGQRPFTCSVPGVQPAGSPMHSH; this is translated from the coding sequence atggagaaacggtggagatgtgaagattgtgggaaaggattcaattatccatccctgctggaaaaccatcaacgcagtcacactggggagaggccattcacctgttctatatgtgggaaaggattcactcagtcatccaacctatcattacaccagcgagttcacacggggaagagggcattcacctgctctgtgtgtgggaaggctttCACTCAGTTATCTGGTCTTttgtcacaccagcgaattcacaacgaggagaagccattcagctgcactacctgtggaaagaggttcaggcattcttcagcactcacggcacaccaacgcactcacactggggagggactgttcacctgccctgagtgtggaaagagattcactcagtcatccaacttcacattacaccagcgagttcacactggggagaggcctttcacctgctccatgtgtggggagggattcactgggtcatcccacctgctgtcacaccagcggattcacactcaaaagccattcagctgcacttcctgtggaaagagtttcagacaGGCAACCTCTCTCGTTGCACACcaacggattcacactggggagagaccatttacttgttccatgtgtgggaagggattcacagttttacccaccctgctgagacaccaacgaattcacactgaggagaagccattcagctgcactgactgtggaaagagtttcaggcagtcatccaatCTTGTTTTACACCAGCgatttcacactggagagaggccattcagctgctccgtgtgtgggaaaggattcaatcggtcatccaacctcactgctcagcagcgagttcacactggacagaggccgttcacttgctccgtGCCTGGGgttcaacctgctggctcaccaatgcactcacactaa